The Lutra lutra chromosome 7, mLutLut1.2, whole genome shotgun sequence genome segment GAACAGTCTTTCTTGAACACTAAAATTAAACCAGAATGAACTTGACTTCTCTTTGGAGTACCCAAATGGGATTAAGGCTTTTAACCTGAAAAGACCCAAGTTCTGCGTTTGGAAACTGTAACCACCAAGTGGCAAGTTCCCAAGGGAACTTAACTTCTTTTTCTCTAGGAAAAGTGGATTGTCCTCAGAGAAATCAGAAGGGGCTAGCTACCGattagattaaataaaacaaaacaaaaagattaggTAGGCTGGctaggaaggggaagagaaacacacactgagtgattatatctttttttttttttgtatataaaggattaaaaaattccaatttaataaattttggaaaagcaAATGTAAAATGACTTGGGCTTATAAAACCAGAATTTACAATTATCTGTGAATAGTCAAAGACAAATCATAGAACCATTTTGATTACAAATCCAAAGTAGTTCTAATGGTTACAGaatcactctcccactccccctccccgtGAGATTCCAGTTGTTCAATCGTAAGCATCCCCACTGCTACTCATACTCCTTCATCTCCTCCTTAGACAGTGTTTTCACACCCAAGTCACATCACACATACCAGGCACGTCTTCCCTTTCACAAAGCTTAGCCAGATGATGTCTCCTTTTGGCTTAGATCAACAACCTTCCTTTTATAAATAATCCCTCTTCCCCCAGTGCCTAAATTCATCCAAGTCTTCATCCTCCACATGGTCCCAGTCCCAGTAGGACAAGTCCTCCTCTAAAAGGAATGCTGGATCAGAGAGGCCACACCAGTCACACATCCGGTCCTTTCTATGCCAATGCTGGCTGCACCCCAAGTGGTCTAGCACCTCTGCACCCAAGAAAGTTAAGAgtgtgcttctttctctctctcctcctcgtTTCTTGCCACTATTCTGCCTTTTCATGACATCTGTGACGATGAGATATATGGTCCTTCCTAGATCTTCCTGTCTTGTGCAACCCTTCACTGATAAGCAAGTGACTGCAAAACTACTGTGATGCTGAAAATGTCTTGGGTTTTTCCCCCTCTCAGTGAAATGGAGTCTCTTCTAGGAGCCAGGAGTCTTAAACCAGAgactcctctctgcctcctaaCATACCAACTCAACAGGACTCTGTTTCTTCGAGATGCCCACTGCTCTGCAAGATCTGGTCAGGACACTACAGCCTCTGCTACTTGCGAGCCTGCGGGAAGATGCCAGTTCCTTCCATTCTGATCAAATCATTTTGGGTTGAATTAAACGAATATAGTACCACACTCTGCTCTTCACGACACTTTTTCATTAACATACCTAGAACGTCCGCTTAAATAGTCTGAGCACAAAGCTCTTGAGAGCGGTCTctaccctctcctctcctcacatGGGGCCCTGGGAGTGCCCGCTGGCCCTTAAGAGTGTCTCTTAGGAGCTAGCACCTAACTGGTTAAAGTGTCACCCGCAATTAGTCATGTTTTCTGGTCTCCGTACAGTGTGGGGCCGCACTGCTCAACCTGCCACGGGTGAAATGTATCAGGGATCTGTGTTCTCTGGAATCTGATCTTAAGTGCTAACCTCTCATTAGCATTAAAAATGCTTCGCTTTTAGTACATCCACATTAAATGCTCAGAGAAGAAGTGCTACTGAGAGAAAACATGGAAGATTTCTCTAAGGATGGACCCATGCTTTCCATTCCAGCCAGCCAATGGGCTGAGGGCCTGTTTCCAATCTCCCCTTCGTTCTTTCAGCATTAGTCCCATTAGTCCGTGACTCACGGGCAGCACAGCTGGATCCAGCAGGCGCTCACCGTTAAGACCAGAACACCTACAGCATGTAAACAAGGTGAGATGGCAAAAGATACAGATCCATAGATCCTTTCTcatggagaagggaaagaaaagcctCTGAGACAATGAGCTCACACGGCCGGTGAACACACACAAGAACAAGTCAAACGTCTCAACAAGGATTTACTTTAACAAAACGCACAAGTACGCGATGCTCGAGTCTTACTAGAAAGGAGTCACttggattttttcctttcctcacacAGCACAAGCCAACGGCCAGCTAGACATTCAGACCCATTACTGAATAGAAGGGAGCAGCATCAGACACAAAATTTCAGGCCCTGGTTTTATGTGCctttaatactttttttcctttcctctgtgttcACTAAAcaggattaaaaatttttttgtaaagctACTTTTCATagctttttgttttccctttgtatttatcatgtttttaatttcttctctgaagAGGAATTCTCTGAATCTGTATCTTCCAATTCGACTCGGTGCCTTTTGAGGCCACTATGGCCATGAACAGCCCTGCTGCTGTCTGTGTCTGGGGGGTCAGTGGGGTCCTCTCTCATTCCAGCACTGGGGGTCTCACAGGCCATTTCAGACCCACAACAATCTTTGTGTAGGAGTGGCCCTGTCAGGGACAAGTTATCATGGTCAGTGTCTGAATGTCCCGGGGAAGAGCATGCCACTGCCTCCAGGTCTCCAAAGTTCTGCCCATTGTTGTGTGGATGAGGGGGGCGGGGGTGTAAGCGTCCATTGTTGTGGTTGGCACAGATGGTTTCGAGGCTCCTCTCCTCACTGTCATCAGACTGGGTCCTGGGACAGCTGCCAGACCCACTGCTGAGAGTGGAGCCAGATGCcttggggacaggaggagagggcGGCTCCTCAGCCCGGCTGCTTAGGGCTTTGCTCAGGGCCTTCCCATTGAGCTTCTTGGTTTCAAAAGAGTGTTCTACAGAGCCACCATTGTTAGCATCCTGGGAGGGGTCTTCTGGTGCCTCTGCCCAAGGGTGGCTGCTGTGCTCCTGGCCTGGGCCGCTGCTGGGATTTCTAGCAGAAGTCCCTTCTTTAAAAGCATCCTTGCTGCGACCTTCAGGGGGCAGGTCCTGGTTCCTCTGGCCTGCGGTGGTGCTGAGACAGGCTTCCTTACTGGAAGAAGGGGCTGGGTTGTCCTTGTGGCTGGTTCCCGCCCTCCCTTCATCTGCCTCCCCAGACACAAGGGAGCTCTCTCCGTCTTTGTTACTGGAGTAGGAAATATAGGAATAGCGGAGCCACTTGTACGCTTTATAAATCTTCCGTTCGACCGACTCCATGTCAGAAGTTGGCGAGGCCCGGCTGGGCTGAATCTCCAGCGTGGAAGTGCTCCGCTCaggggaggagggcggggaggaggagaggtCGTCCACCTTGATCTGGGGGTAGTCACAGTTGTCCTCTCCGATGTAGGCGCTGGCGGGCTTGCTGGGGGGCGCGGCCCTCTCCTCTCGGGCCGCCTTCTGTCGGCGCCGCAGGGTATTGCGCTGCCGCGTGGCTGTTCTGCGCTCGTTGAGCTCCTCCTCGTCGTCGGAGCTGCTGGAGCTGCTGGAGCTGCTGGACTCGTCCTCAGGGCTGGGAGACCGCGGCCGCGGGAAGAGGTCTGTGTCCAGCTCCACCTCACAGGCGTTCTCTTCGGAGTCGGACTCGTTGGAGAGGGCCAGGAGGCGTTTGTCCTGGTAGCGCCGCAGAGCCGACAGGCGCTGCTGGCGAGATGCCGCGTCCTCACACGTGGGCGGTGGCGGAGGGGACGCCACTGAGTTGGCGGCAGGGACCCGCAGGGGCCCCAGGTGGAAGGCGCTGTCGGCATTCTCGTCTACTGTGGGTGGAGGGGAGCGGGGCAGCGAGGCCGAGGACTCGGAGTCGGTGTAGCCCGAGCGCTCGCTGACCCCCGCGTGCAGCTGGAGGATGGTGCTTTCGCTGAGGTCGCTGTCGGAGTCAGAGCTCCAGCCCTCGATCTCGCGGCGCACCAGGGAGTCAAAGAAGGCCATCATCCGGGGGTCTTCCTGCACGGACTGGTTGGCGTAGTCATGCGACAGGCCACTCCCACTGTTCAGCACCAGGCTGATGTACTCTTCGTGGGTATAGAGGCAGCGGGAATCATCCTCAATCCGACCGTCTAGGTCTCCCGTACACCCCGGCTGCTTGTATGGGCTCCAGATCTGCAcagaaggcaaaaacaaaaccaaggagGCCTGATTGAAAGTACTCCAAAGCTGGTGGTGATAAAGAACACTGAGGCAGAGCTTCTCCAGGCCCTTCCTGTCACTTAGCCAGGCCTTGCTAACCAGCTTTAAAAATACACTCTTTACCAGACTGGATTATGTGGGCCACATAGGAAAACAGAGGCTTCTAGAGTCAGGTGTTGGAAAAAGCATCGTCTAGGACGTAGCATTAGCCTAGGGTCAGGAGACCTAAATCTTGTCTCTTGACCCAGGATAGTCACAACCATCTCCCCTACCAGCCCCCTCCCCTTTAGCTTCCTCTGGGAGTAGCTTGGAAATTACAATAACCCCCTTCATAATTGCAAAGGATAGGGGATGACTTGAAGATTGGCCAATGTGTTCAAAACTCTCAGAAGACTGAAGCTGTGCACAGAGAGGTACCACTTTTCCAAAGTGAAAACAGACCCAGCAGTCAGTCCTCTGTGGTAGTTAATATTTCAGCCTATAACTCCACTTCTCCCCAACTgcaacatttctatttttaactaatgGGAATTGCTTACTGGTGCTTGATAAGAATAGCCAACTGCCTACACTGCATTTCCCTCCTGGACATGCAGGCATTAGTTACCCAGGAAACTGGGTTCTCTTAACCAGGTTGCTGCTGACCTGCTCCCCAGCTCTCCTGTTAGCTGCAGGAATAGGCAGGACACCCTTCCAAAAGACCATCACCTCACCTTAACACTCCTCCATGCTATCATCAAACACATGGGCTGGTAGCCAAAAGAATTACGCACAGCTAGGACTCAAACTCAGGTCTGCCTGACTGCAAAGACCCAACTTTACAAGCAGAATAAGTTATGCAAAAATCAAGTTCAAGGTAATTAAGCTGTCACTGCAGATGAGAACAATTAGCTTCACCTGACTACCAGACTGGTCCACAGAGCAGCACACAGAAGCTCAGTTACATCAGCCGGTAGCCATGGCAACTCAGATGAAATTCCAGGCGATTCTCTTGCCTGACAGGCTGGTGTCTATCTTTAGATGGCACCCAACCCAGAAAACAGAGCTCTTCATTCTCTATCCTCTATCAAGACAATGGCTTTGCTTCCCCAAAGCTATCCAAGGACAAATTCACCTCTTTTTGAGTACTTTCTTGAGGCCCCATCCTTCCCATGCTTTATTTGCAACTTCTGAGAGGTAGCACCTTTTTGGAGGATCTCCAGTTCAAAAGGGGCTGGAAAAACCTAGGTTGGCTCTCTTCATCAACTCCCAAGTCAGATTCCTTTCTCCTTCAACTATTCACAGCCTACACCTCCTGGGCTGTTCTCCTCTCTCCATCTTCACCACCTGACCTGGGGGAGGtttaaggcagtggttctcacacTCAGGAGTGCACAGGAGTCACCTACAGAATCTTAATGGTGTTCACTCCTGAGCCCCACCCTTAAGAGATTCTGATTCATGAAGTCATCAGCAGGTACCAGGGCTCTGCAGTTTTAACAAGGGGAAGACTAACTTCTTAAGAAACACTAGAATACAGTTAGAAAATAAGTAGCAGAAAATAAAGGATTTGCCTGAAGAGATTCTCAAATTCTTTGTGAGACCCTATGTTTTGAGCCATTTAGACAGGGCCCTCAACAACAGGCTCAAGCTACACATAACTATTTCTGTAAACAAATGTCCAAGAGAATTAAAGTTCAGTAGCTTAGAAAGGAAACTGAGGGGTCCCTTAGGACtttggggtgggatgggagggtCTTATCCTATATTCCAAGGCCAGATCTCTTACTCTCCCagtttaaaaatggtaaaattttacTAACCATGCtgtctaatataaatataaatctctACGTGcttcacagaaacacaaaatttGTTAACAGAAGTACAAATATTAAGGGTGGTCCAAGTATGCAACAAGGCAGTTTCTAGGTTCTAATCAACCATCCAGTCCCTGCGTCTTCACTTCAGGAATGAAAATCATTAACACTGAAAGCAGCTTTTATTTGGGCCCTGGAATGTATTAAGCTGAGGTAGACTTTCATTCCTGAAGCCTGGAGTAATGGAACAAAACCGTGCATCAGGAGGCAAGAGACGTGAGTGTGGGTTCCTACTCAGCTTGGGCTGACCTCAGATAAAGCTTAGCTCCCTGATCTAAACAGTGAATTAGATGGGTCTCATCCAACCCTAAGATTCAGAGCGAAACAAAACCATTATCCCAGACAGCCAGTCTGCAGTCCTCCAGGGACTTGTGGCACCGAGCTGCAGGGACAGGCAGAACAGGTAGGAACCCCAGCCCCACAGGGCCCTGGGCAAAATGACTTCACTCTCGAGCAcatcttttctcatctgtagaaatgACAATGATGAAATGACATAACCTATACCAAAGCACAAAAAAAATGTGGTGCTTTCTCTTTCACTTGGCAGCTGAATTCCTCACCCAGAAAGCTTTAGACCCATCCTCAAAGAGACTTTTGAACATCAGAAGTATGGACCATCCCAATTATCTTAGTCCTcatcctaaaaatattttgaaatatttgtgaaagtatttcttttttttttttttttttaagattttatttatttatttgacagagagatcacaagtaggcagagaggcaggcagagagagagagagagggaagcaggctctccactgagcagagagcccgatgcggggctcgatctcaggaccctgagatcatgacctgagccgaaggcagaggctttaacccactgagccacccaggtgccccgaaagtatttatttctttacaccGAAAGTCAGCAACTCAGAAGTAAAGCACCAAAAACACAACCTTCTGCCCCGACATGTTAAATGTGGATAGACAAGCCTCCTCCTGGGGCACGTTTCataagaaaaggaggagagggatGAGCAGATTTCTCTCCAAGCTTTTCTGAGCTTCTCTCCAAGCTCGAGAGATTGCTGAGGGGGAAAGGTGCCCTTCAACTCTTACTCAGACATTGTCAAAATGGAAAGCAATTAAGTAGCAAGTGTTCTGATCTACACAGGTGCGCAGGATATGCCTGACATAGCAGCTCTAAGCCCTCTCCTCTTTGTACTATTATATTAAATTAGGAAATCTGGCCATTTACCAAGAAAATCTACACTGAAAGGGAACTAATTGCTATTTAAGGGTTCTCCACTCTCTCTAATATGGCTTCCAAAACCTTCTGGGCCCACCTCCTGCCCCCCTTCCTGCCTTATACCTTAGTCCTCCATTCTTGTGCTCTTCCCTGTGGCCAAACATGGTCATTTTCTGAACAGGTCCTATGCTTCACTGCTTCTGAGCAATTATTCTTAAGTATACTGCTAGAACACAGTAGGTGATCAATAactatttattaattcaacaaaataaTTAACTATCCATTGCCTCTACTTAGAATGTTCCTCATATCTTACTCCTTCCTTTTGCAGTCTTTATTCTCCAAATTCTAGCTCAAATCCTACCTGCCCAAGGTTATCACAGATGAGACAAAAaaatctctccctcccccagagcATTTCTGTTTCCATCTCTTGTGTAGCTACTGcacttttcattgtatttacttCTTGTCTCTCTTATGGGGTGACCTTTTTTCGCCTTTTTTCGCCTTTATGTTCCCCACAAAGTCTAGCACAAAGGGCACATGTAGGTATATCATACATATCACAAATATCATAGGTAAACAAATGAATATTGgtcttttgaggaaaaaatgtcAGCATTTGCTCTGTCTTGCCCCTCCATGCTTAACTATAAAACAAACCCCTCTTTTGCTAAACAAGACATTCTTCTTCAGGGGACTGAAGAAGAAGCTGGTCCCAACAACTGGGATTCTTCTCTTCTGGGCTAGGACAGC includes the following:
- the DCAF5 gene encoding DDB1- and CUL4-associated factor 5 isoform X2, whose protein sequence is MKRRAGLGGSMRSVVGFLSQRGLHGDPLLTQDFQRRRLRGCRNLYKKDLLGHFGCVNAIEFSNNGGQWLVSGGDDRRVLLWHMEQAIHSRVKPIQLKGEHHSNIFCLAFNSGNTKVFSGGNDEQVILHDVESETLDVFAHEDAVYGLSVSPVNDNIFASSSDDGRVLIWDIRESPHGEPFCLANYPSAFHSVMFNPVEPRLLATANSKEGVGLWDIRKPQSSLLRYGGNLSLQSAMSVRFNSNGTQLLALRRRLPPVLYDIHSRLPVFQFDNQGYFNSCTMKSCCFAGDRDQYILSGSDDFNLYMWRIPADPEAGGIGRVVNGAFMVLKGHRSIVNQVRFNPHTYMICSSGVEKIIKIWSPYKQPGCTGDLDGRIEDDSRCLYTHEEYISLVLNSGSGLSHDYANQSVQEDPRMMAFFDSLVRREIEGWSSDSDSDLSESTILQLHAGVSERSGYTDSESSASLPRSPPPTVDENADSAFHLGPLRVPAANSVASPPPPPTCEDAASRQQRLSALRRYQDKRLLALSNESDSEENACEVELDTDLFPRPRSPSPEDESSSSSSSSSSDDEEELNERRTATRQRNTLRRRQKAAREERAAPPSKPASAYIGEDNCDYPQIKVDDLSSSPPSSPERSTSTLEIQPSRASPTSDMESVERKIYKAYKWLRYSYISYSSNKDGESSLVSGEADEGRAGTSHKDNPAPSSSKEACLSTTAGQRNQDLPPEGRSKDAFKEGTSARNPSSGPGQEHSSHPWAEAPEDPSQDANNGGSVEHSFETKKLNGKALSKALSSRAEEPPSPPVPKASGSTLSSGSGSCPRTQSDDSEERSLETICANHNNGRLHPRPPHPHNNGQNFGDLEAVACSSPGHSDTDHDNLSLTGPLLHKDCCGSEMACETPSAGMREDPTDPPDTDSSRAVHGHSGLKRHRVELEDTDSENSSSEKKLKT
- the DCAF5 gene encoding DDB1- and CUL4-associated factor 5 isoform X1, yielding MKRRAGLGGSMRSVVGFLSQRGLHGDPLLTQDFQRRRLRGCRNLYKKDLLGHFGCVNAIEFSNNGGQWLVSGGDDRRVLLWHMEQAIHSRVKPIQLKGEHHSNIFCLAFNSGNTKVFSGGNDEQVILHDVESSETLDVFAHEDAVYGLSVSPVNDNIFASSSDDGRVLIWDIRESPHGEPFCLANYPSAFHSVMFNPVEPRLLATANSKEGVGLWDIRKPQSSLLRYGGNLSLQSAMSVRFNSNGTQLLALRRRLPPVLYDIHSRLPVFQFDNQGYFNSCTMKSCCFAGDRDQYILSGSDDFNLYMWRIPADPEAGGIGRVVNGAFMVLKGHRSIVNQVRFNPHTYMICSSGVEKIIKIWSPYKQPGCTGDLDGRIEDDSRCLYTHEEYISLVLNSGSGLSHDYANQSVQEDPRMMAFFDSLVRREIEGWSSDSDSDLSESTILQLHAGVSERSGYTDSESSASLPRSPPPTVDENADSAFHLGPLRVPAANSVASPPPPPTCEDAASRQQRLSALRRYQDKRLLALSNESDSEENACEVELDTDLFPRPRSPSPEDESSSSSSSSSSDDEEELNERRTATRQRNTLRRRQKAAREERAAPPSKPASAYIGEDNCDYPQIKVDDLSSSPPSSPERSTSTLEIQPSRASPTSDMESVERKIYKAYKWLRYSYISYSSNKDGESSLVSGEADEGRAGTSHKDNPAPSSSKEACLSTTAGQRNQDLPPEGRSKDAFKEGTSARNPSSGPGQEHSSHPWAEAPEDPSQDANNGGSVEHSFETKKLNGKALSKALSSRAEEPPSPPVPKASGSTLSSGSGSCPRTQSDDSEERSLETICANHNNGRLHPRPPHPHNNGQNFGDLEAVACSSPGHSDTDHDNLSLTGPLLHKDCCGSEMACETPSAGMREDPTDPPDTDSSRAVHGHSGLKRHRVELEDTDSENSSSEKKLKT
- the DCAF5 gene encoding DDB1- and CUL4-associated factor 5 isoform X3, which encodes MEQAIHSRVKPIQLKGEHHSNIFCLAFNSGNTKVFSGGNDEQVILHDVESSETLDVFAHEDAVYGLSVSPVNDNIFASSSDDGRVLIWDIRESPHGEPFCLANYPSAFHSVMFNPVEPRLLATANSKEGVGLWDIRKPQSSLLRYGGNLSLQSAMSVRFNSNGTQLLALRRRLPPVLYDIHSRLPVFQFDNQGYFNSCTMKSCCFAGDRDQYILSGSDDFNLYMWRIPADPEAGGIGRVVNGAFMVLKGHRSIVNQVRFNPHTYMICSSGVEKIIKIWSPYKQPGCTGDLDGRIEDDSRCLYTHEEYISLVLNSGSGLSHDYANQSVQEDPRMMAFFDSLVRREIEGWSSDSDSDLSESTILQLHAGVSERSGYTDSESSASLPRSPPPTVDENADSAFHLGPLRVPAANSVASPPPPPTCEDAASRQQRLSALRRYQDKRLLALSNESDSEENACEVELDTDLFPRPRSPSPEDESSSSSSSSSSDDEEELNERRTATRQRNTLRRRQKAAREERAAPPSKPASAYIGEDNCDYPQIKVDDLSSSPPSSPERSTSTLEIQPSRASPTSDMESVERKIYKAYKWLRYSYISYSSNKDGESSLVSGEADEGRAGTSHKDNPAPSSSKEACLSTTAGQRNQDLPPEGRSKDAFKEGTSARNPSSGPGQEHSSHPWAEAPEDPSQDANNGGSVEHSFETKKLNGKALSKALSSRAEEPPSPPVPKASGSTLSSGSGSCPRTQSDDSEERSLETICANHNNGRLHPRPPHPHNNGQNFGDLEAVACSSPGHSDTDHDNLSLTGPLLHKDCCGSEMACETPSAGMREDPTDPPDTDSSRAVHGHSGLKRHRVELEDTDSENSSSEKKLKT